Genomic window (Pongo abelii isolate AG06213 chromosome 4, NHGRI_mPonAbe1-v2.0_pri, whole genome shotgun sequence):
ATTTGCTGTAGGTTTTAAATGCAGAGTACCTATGCCTTTCTCTTTAAACTCATTATCTTTCTTGTAAAATAGTTTACACTTTTTGGAGTAAAAAGCATCTTCTTTTACTTCGGTAACTACTACTTTGGGTGGCTCATCATTCTCTTCTTCATCTCCACCTTTGCATTCACCACTGTCACCTTCCGCTTGGCCCTCCAATGGTTTAGTGGGAAATGGTGAAGAGACTGGTTTACTCTGGGTAATATCTTTGCCAAATAAACTGGAGTTTCCAGGGGAGAATGAAAATCCAGTCAGGGGGACAGAGCTTAATGAGCCCAAAACAGAGCTATCAACTTTCTTGCTGAAATTAAATGGAGCACTTGTCGCTCCTAGTGATGATGGGTCCGTTTTCTTTTCAGATGCCACCTCCACCTTCTTGTCAGGTGTATCTTCAGTTTTGTTGCCATGAAACAAAAACGCTGACTCTTGCTGTAATTTTGTTGAACCAAAAAGGGAAGGAGACTGTGTTTCAGCCGCAGCTTTGTTAGATTCACTTTCAGAATTCCTGCAACTGTTCCCCTGTTGCTGTTCAATGTTTGCTAAGTATTTCTCATAGTCTTTAAAGATAGGTGTCAGATCACAGAGGGGATTTGTATTCACGTGCTTCACTATCCGATCCCGCACGGAGCAGTTCAAGGCGGCCAACTGCTTGTGATAGGCATTTCCGACACAAGCTTTACTGGAAGCAAGGCCAGAGGAGGAGGGCTGCTGACTGTCCCCATTAGTTTTGGGATTTGAAACTTTTTTATCCACCAAGGCGGTAGGGCCATTTGCAGCAAGAGAACCAAAGGCTACCTTGGGCTCTGCCACTGCCTTTGCACTGGTGAAGGGAGGGGCACTGGTTATgttgtttccattccacagtccttccaAAGGCTTCCCTCCAGCACCACTACCAAATCCAGGAAACCGTCCTCCTCCAGAAGGTACCACTAAACCTTTAAAACCTTTAAAGGCTCCTCCACTGTCAGATTCGAATCCAACATTTCTGCGCTTTGCTTTCTTTATGGCTCTATTCTTCAAGACTTCCTCACTGGCCACGGACAATGTGCCCACCTCTTCAGCTTCATCTTCTTGATCCCAATTCTTACCTGTCAGTTCCTTCTCCGCATTTCTTTCGGCCATGTTTTCGATCCTCCTCGGCGGCTGCCGCTGCACTCGCTGAGTCTTGGGTGCCGCGAAACCCGGGGCGCAGCGGCGCAGGGTTCTGGAGCTGCTGGTGGTCGCCAGGCTGAGCGCGCTCGGCCGCTTCCGGTGCTGCGCTGCGGCCCTCAGAGGACTTGGTGCTCGGCAAAGCCCAGAGACTCAAACACCATGTCCCCGGGGGGGCTCCTCACGCTGTGTTAGGCAGTGAGGTGGGAGCGCCGGTTCAGCCGGAGACCGCTGGGGCAACCGCGCCGAACACGCTTTGGGCGGCCATTTTGTAACTCGAATCTACCCCCAAAACCAATTCGAAAAAAAGGGAGGACAGAAACGCCCCGACAGTGTTCTGAACTGGGTTGAACAGACAAAGGATGTTAAAATTTTCCACTTGTATACAGGAAGCTATATTAAAACTTCAACTTATTTCAATCCATCATATTAACATTACTATTTTATTATATGCTGGATAATGTGTTTAATATATTACTGTAGCtgcatatatatacaatttgtCATAACAATATAGACATGTTTTGTGGAACATGTTAAATCGTTTGCTGAGTAAAAGAGACAGTGCGATCAGAATTTTTGAAGACTTCTACACACAGCCTTGCTTCCTCAAATTCTATCCAGACAAATGCTAATTCTGGTTTTAGTTTTATCAGGCCATGAGGAtcaaaacataaaggaaaatacatagaaaatgctTCAATATAAATTACTCTGTTTCATTCTGTGTTATGACTTTACAGCATTTTGGTGTTATGCTCATCTTCTATGAGATCACAGTCCTATTCAATAGCAGGTTTTTTCATATTTCCAATAtactctacagaaaaataattgttGGTAACATTAATGTTGTTAATATTATTGCTAAGAATATTCTTTAGAAATTGCTTAGCCCAGAAAATCCTGAACTCAAAGTAGCCTTTTGCATAGAgtcatttttttgcttttgtctccGTAATCTACCATCCTTCCCTATACTCTTGGCTTTTAATACTCTGCCGATAGGATCTGCCTCAACAAATGGCTGCATATGTTAATCATACTCTTTAACTCACTAATAAACTACTTTGATACTTgaataaattgaaatttaaataagcattttattAAATCAAATGTAATGTTTGTATTGAGAGAATTCTAACTGGGGACATAGTTAAACCGTTAGTCCCTCAAATTTTTTGGTCTGGAAGACTTTCCAGAGTCCTGCTAAGCGGAAATCACACAGGTATGTTTTTAACAGTGAGGGTTAATATCTCCTCTGTTTAATGTGTCTCTTTTTCCCTATATGGAAAACACAAAGATCAGTGATTGAtatattactttccatatttattatggaataatttattgatttaatttgtttaataattTATGATTTAATACATGTGATAATTTACTGATTATGGTATAATCAAATTTGTTGAATAACTTCAAATAATTCTCAATGAATTTATACCATAGTTAtaggaaaaaataacatttaaatcactcaaatagaaattctattcaatatatatttaccaACTGTGATATCTTATGAGGAAAATACAGGACATATTAAGAAGATGTGACAGTCTCTGAAATGAGGGATAGCCTCCTGAAATATCATTGGCTTAGATgtgataaattatataatataatgaaatCTAAGGCAGTATGTGCATGGCaacttagagagagagagagagagagagaaagccagtGTGGTTGCAGAGCAAATTCAGGAAGTACAGAATGAGATGAGATATTTTATTCTAAGAGCAATGGATATTCATTGAGGAAATTTTCGCAGGGGATGAcaccaatagattttttttaaaaaaaacattttgggCTTTAGCATTGAGAATGGATCTTAGAGGGCAGAGTAGATGTGGGGAGACATGTTAGTAGCCTATGGAGTAGTTAGGGGAAGACAAAATAATAGATTTACCTTAGATATTTTGTCACCAAGAGACATGTAACATTTAATATGCTTTTTGCAGATTTTTGTGTCACATCAAAGAAAACTAAACTCTAAACAATATAAATTAAAGTTAGAACAGCACTAGAGAAGACATGAATTCACACATGTTAAAAAGAAGAAGCAGTGCCTTAGGAGATTAAAGTGGACTGCTTCCATTGTGTTTCACTGGCATGCATTGCCTACCATCTGGAGGGTAAAAATTACTTGGaaaatggaacctgaaatggaattaaacaatatttcatttcccttgatatttattttcagattaagCACCAATATCCCAAGTCATAGCCAAGATATAAAATACAGTGTGATTATTGTGTGATTATTATTAAAAACTCTTCCTAATATGTCTCTAAAacttacaaaatatttctgtttatgGCAGAGTCTCAGCTGACACAGGGTCTAATATTATTAGTCTTAGTTTGTTTTACAATGGTCACTTTTAGTCCTTCATTAaccttaaacatttatattttcacatatatgaacattaatgcaaactcaattttatttagaaacaggaacatttgtttttatttttgttagctAAATTGTGTTTTTAAGAGTAAAAACTGCACattagaatgaaaatattttttccccaaagcaGCATACAAAGAACTATAGTCTCTGCTTGTTTATTTGCCTCTTTGAAtactactgcttttttttttttttactggttcTCAAACTGTATTTCATAGCAAACTCTTTAGAGTTTAAATTTGTTAAATTGCAATGGGTGGAAAGTCAATATGAAAATTCTTGTtctatttctaaaacatttttgttaaactgataagaacagacactacacttgatcttagccaaaaggccaagggtggtggctcacgactgtaatcccagcactttgggaggccaaagtgggtagattgcctgagctcaggagttcaagaccagcctgggcgacacggtgaaaccccatctctactaaaatacaaaaaattagctacttgggaggctgaggtaggagaatcgcttgaaccctggagggggaagttgcagtgagcggagattgtgccactgcactccagcctggccaacagggagagactcagtcaaaaaaaaaaaaaaaaaaaaattctgtgtgaaaacaaaaacagagaggtgaagtagTTGCATTGATTTAATAGGGTTGAGAAGCAGTGAGAATAGATAAATGATGATAAAAGAACATACTAAGTTATTAAGGTAAACAAGCATTAGAAATCAAGCAAGTAAGTTGCCAAAACATTACATGTTTATCATATTTCTTCTAAATCATTAAGTTCCAAGAATTTGGATGCAATGACctaaatcatttcatttttaaatggctgtatCTATGCCACATTGAAAACCAAGGTCAGATATACCTAGATATAGACAATTATGTGGCATTTTCTCTATCATCTGGCATTTTGTTGTATATAAAACTCAAAAACTCAGTGATTACAGATACCCCTTTAATCATATAAGGTTTTGATTTTCGTATATTGGGGCACTAAAATTGgggtatttacttattttatttacacTGGATAGAGGATTGGCTCTAATCATAAATGTTAAATCAAATAGTGTAGAATACTGGGAATTACAATAAGAAAACTaaacacacaggtacacacatcTACATGCATATGTGAGGTAGCTGCTCTGGAAAAAATTTCTTATGCTTAACATCATACTGACAGATCACACTGCTACTGTTCTATCTCATACAACTTATAGAGAAAATTGCCTTGTTTCACTCTTGAGggaggaagaaacagagaagcATGTGGGATTTTGCTTTGGCAAATatatttcctccctttttcttttcatttatgccTCTTCACCTAATGCAACCCTAGTTCAGAATATTAATTGTGTAAATAGGCTAGAAACATCTATGCCCTTGTCCCCATGGcacactgtcttaaaaataacATGTCCAAAGAATCAGAAAATTTAATTAGTCTTCTTGGTACTAACACCAATAACAAAAGAGAatacagattaaaataattttaagaaaaaaaacacataaattcaAAACCCACATGTGACGTGATAATTTAATTGTAAGAATGAttcttggaaatatattttttcctatcagACGGTAACTGAAGACAGTTACTGATGCCTAACTtgttcaaaaagcaaacaaacaaaaagaaatgtaagcTAGTTAACATATCACTACATAATGGACATGTGACAGATTTTAGCGGAGCGTAAATATCTCCAGCCATTTTTTGGAAGCAGTTATAGTCAACTCATATTGAGATTTCTTCATTTACTTTGAGGACATCATAGCTGGGTagcaaatgattttaaaatatgtagtcAG
Coding sequences:
- the LOC100438597 gene encoding nuclear pore complex protein Nup50-like, whose protein sequence is MAERNAEKELTGKNWDQEDEAEEVGTLSVASEEVLKNRAIKKAKRRNVGFESDSGGAFKGFKGLVVPSGGGRFPGFGSGAGGKPLEGLWNGNNITSAPPFTSAKAVAEPKVAFGSLAANGPTALVDKKVSNPKTNGDSQQPSSSGLASSKACVGNAYHKQLAALNCSVRDRIVKHVNTNPLCDLTPIFKDYEKYLANIEQQQGNSCRNSESESNKAAAETQSPSLFGSTKLQQESAFLFHGNKTEDTPDKKVEVASEKKTDPSSLGATSAPFNFSKKVDSSVLGSLSSVPLTGFSFSPGNSSLFGKDITQSKPVSSPFPTKPLEGQAEGDSGECKGGDEEENDEPPKVVVTEVKEDAFYSKKCKLFYKKDNEFKEKGIGTLHLKPTANQKTQALVRADTNLGNILLNVLIPPNMPCTRTGKNNDLIVCVPNPPIDEKNATMPIRVKTSEDADELHKILLEKRMPEHAKSAAELLPSCCFFHHPLNLSQFFFSSLTF